AGAAAGGCCTGTTTCTCTCACTGACCGGACCGCAGCGTTGAAACCCTTTCACGATGTCGAAAAGCTTCTTACAAAGGTCAATGTCCTCTGTCATATCTATGCAAGTGGTAACTGACGACTCCAGTTGATCATTGTGCCCACCGGTAAATCCATCACACTGGTCGAGGAGCAAATTAGCCAGGTACTCATGCTTAAAGGCTTCTTGGAAGCAGTTCCAAAACTCTTTGTGGCCTTGGCCCCGGTCCAAAGCGCACTGCTTGTCAAAGTGCGCGAGCTATGTTGTCCCGAGGTCACCGGCCCAATGCTGGCAAACATTCAAAGGGTCATTGAGCCCGACGTGAAATATATGAGATCGCCCTTGGACCTCCGCAATCAACGAACTTTTGCTGTGCGATCTGGTATCAATGGGATGCTAGATGTGGCCCGGCAAACGTACAAGGAACTGACCGAAGAGATTCACCAGCATGTGGACGAGCTACAGGGTTCGGCCCGTGCCCAACATCTCACATCGTGAAGTCTTTCTAATTATGGATGCAGATGGATTCAAAATTGCCGTCGCTCTCAAATTTGACAACGGCAGAAAGTACTGGTTGCGGATCAAGGCTATCGACTTTGACTACggatcgccgccaccacttTTCGTCAATGTCGTGCGGAAGAAGGACAACATCGAATGCCAGACGCTGGACCTGATTAAGCTGAACGTGCGACTATCTGATGCTTCCAACGAGGTTGTCATTCGTAGCGATGCTGTGATTCAGGACCTCATTGCCGATCTTCGAAGGACCGCCTCACAACTCTTCAAGGTCTGTGAGTCTGTCGCCTTGATTGACATGCTGGCGTCCTTTGCCCAGTTATCCATGACACGCGATTATGTGCGTCCAGACATTACTTCTACTCTTGCGCTCAAAGCGGCGCGCCATCCAATTCTTGACAAGGTGCGTGCTCGATTCGGATGCGCGAATGGTGAAGTAAACTCATGTGTGGCAGTCTCACGTTGGGGACATCGTTCCCAATGACTATTACGCGTCGGAGCAGCACTGCTTTCACATCATCACTGGATGCAACATGAGCGGCAAGAGTACCTACATTCGAGCTGTGGCACTGCTTCAAATCATGGCACAAGTAGGGTGTTTTGTGCCTGCAGAATACGCCGCCTTCCCCATCATTCACAACATCTTTGCCCGGGTGTCGATGGATGACAATGTTGAAGCTAGCCTGTCCACGTTCTCTGTCGAAATGCGAGAGATGGCCTTTATTCTGCGCAACATTGACGGCAAGAGTCTAGCCATCATTGATGAGCTGGGTCGCGGGACAAGCACGCGAGATGGGCTCGcaatcgccatcgccatgtcGGAAGCATTGATTCAGACGGGGGCGTCCGTCTGGTTTGCGACACACTTTATCGAGCTAGCCAAAGTACTCGGGGAACGGCCAGGTGTGCTCAACCTCCATCTCGCGTCCACTACGGCGGAGACATCCGAGGGGCTTCCGCTCCTGCAAATGCTGTACAAAGCCACGGCGGGCACCGTCAATGACAAGGAACACTACGGTATTCACCTGGCGCGTGCCATGGGATTTCCCCCTTCTTTCATTGACAAAGCCGAGGAAGTGGCCAATGATCTCAGGCAAAAACGCGAGGCTAACCGGCAGAGCTCCGAGTCTCGCAAACTTGTGGCGCGCCGTAAACTCTTGCTGAACTTGCACGAAGCGCTTCGCCAAGCCAGGGACGCTGGCAGCGACGAATCGTTGCCGGGCTACCTGCGCAGCCTTCAAGCTGAATTTGCTGCCCGCATGGAAGGCCTGGACAGTGTGCAATAGCATCTTGAGTAGTTCCATTAAGACAGTGTCTGGCAGCGTTGGGAGGAGTCGGTATTTGAGGAGCATGTTGGTGGTCCTTTATAATGGTGCTCTATTTGCTTGACCGTTGCGGTGCAGTTGCTCGGCTATAGCCTAGGGGCCTCACCCTCTTCCAAACTTGGCGAATCACACGATGTTGTGCTTCCAAGGCTGTCTCCGTGTCCGATGGGCCGGTGGGCCTGCTTCGTTGTCAGTCCAAGTCGGTACCCCTCTCGGACGGTGAGAACATACCGAATCGCTAAGTAGAGGCGACTCCCCAGCTGAACTCTGGGAATCTCAGCCCAGGCAGGATCTTCGGGAGGATTGGCACTTGTCACCAAGCCGCCGGCCTCTTGGAGGATTGCGATTCCAGCCGCAACATCCCTGTGACACTTTGTCAGACCACGCCCATGTTGGCGATGCAAGGCCTTCTTGAACTCACCACTCCCAGCAGCCGCCTTCCCACCAGATATCGAGAGACCCCATGGCTGTGTAGGCCAAGTCCATGGTAGCACTGTGTAAGCCTCGTTAGTCTTCACATCCTTGACATGGACCACGATGCACCACTCACCTCCCCAGGCTCCGCACGCCATGTACCATGCCACCTAGGCGCTCTCGCGCGCccggctccgccgccatggtgaCGAAAGAGTCGACCTTGCGAATCAGGTTTCCCTCGGGCCCGTCCCTCCTGTCCTTGCCCCATTCGCAGGAGAAGATGCAGCCGCTGGGCGCGTCGGGCGGCAGGGGCGGGATGGGATCGCGCACGAGGGGCAGGCGGTGCGTCTCGTCGAgccaggcgccgcggccgcggcacgAGGTGAAGAGCTGGTTGAGGAGGGGCGCGTTGATGACGCCGATGACGGGCtcgtggtcgacgacgagggcgatggaGACGCAGAACATGGGGAAGAGGTGGGTGAAGTTTACGGTGCCGTCGAGGGGGTCGACGATCCAGGTGggggaggcgtcgacgaggtagtCGCGAGAGGACCCGGCAGAGTATGTCTCTTCGCCAATGAACCTAGTAAATGGCATGTTTGTTAGTTGTAGTGTTAGCGACGAGGCGTTGGTGGCTGAAGAGCGCTGCCGTCCGTACTTGTGAGTCGGGTACTTTGCGGCGATGGAGTCGCGGATGAAGGCTTCGACAGCTGGCAGGATCTCGGGGTTAGCCAACCGTCACGTGAGTAGGAAGGTAGGCAAAGGGGGCCAGGAGCAGTAGCTCGAACCATGATCCGTCTTGGTGACAATATCTACGGAACTCTCCTtctcgtcaaagtcgtcgaTGGAGCTGGCGCCGTTGACcgagttgccgccgcccacacgTCGCCATGCCGCCTGCATGAGCATTCGCCCAGCATCCTTGCCAAGTTGCACGGCAAAGGCGTGGGCTTCGTCGAGTTGTTGCCTATCCATTGCGGAGAAAAGTGGTTTGTGTATGtattgatgatgatggagagCAGAGATACGGCTGGGCGGGGGTGGTAACGGGCCACGCCAAGTCAAGAACGATGGGCAAGCACGCTGCTGTCGGACATGACGCTGCTGGAGCCTGTTCAGTTCATCGGATGTCTGCCTGATCCCAATTGTTGTAATAAGCCGAAGCGCGGAGGATGGGAAGGAGATGATGGGGTAGCTGTTCGTGTTCCGTGGATGAAGGCTTACCCGTGCGGGTGTCGTGCGGGGAGTTAATCATCGACGTGTAAGTGCCAGAGAGGCGGCGTGGGCTTGACCAAGACACTCATAAAATACCACGCCAGATGATACTGTACTTGGGCCTCGGAGTCTTTTAACACCGGCATCGTCAGGAAATCATACctttatttttttttctaAAACAACCCGAGCCGAAGCCTCCCTCCACCagcccatcatggcccagAGGATCCTCCTCATCAACGGCCCCAACCTCAACCTGCTGGGCACGCGCGAGCCCCAAATCTACGGCTCCGCGAccctcgccgacgtggtCGCACAGGCGCAGGcccaggcgcagcagctatccgtccgcgtcgacgtcttccAGTCCAACCACGAGGGGGCCATTGTGGACCGCatccatgccgccgcgggctttGTTGGcacaacagcaacaacaacaagcctcgcaggcggcgacgacgacgaggggaaGATtaaggaggaagaggcggccgccgacgccgtcgtcatcaaccCGGGCGCGTTGACGCACACGAGCGTCGCAATCCGAGACGCGCTGCTGGGGACGGGCCTGCCGTTTGTCGAGGTGCACGTCTCCAACGTGCACGCCCGGGAGACGTGGCGCGGGCGTAGCTATCTGAGCGAcaaggcggaggcggtgatTTGCGGGATGGGGGTGTTTGGGTACACGGCGGCGATTGAGTTTGCGGCGCGGCATATGAAGAGTAAGGAGGGCGGGCCGTCCAGGCTGTAGTGGAGTGGACATTCCTTTCAAGGTGGTGACGGTCATGTAATAATAATGCGTGGTGGTCATATATAAAACTAGCTTGTGTGATGATACTTTACAGCATTGCCTGCGTTCTCTCCCGATCGGTAGCTACGTGATTGTTTCCAGTCGCGGCGACCGTCTCAAGATGCATGTCCCGTGCCATCTTCTCCCACGAAatcgccgcccgtcgcgccaTCTTGTCAggcacgtcctcgtccacgtccgccAACCTCCTGTTGAACACCTCAAAGCTCAACCAGCCCTTGTAGCCGAGCCCACGGACGATGGCGTCCAGCACGGACTTGACGGGCAGGTACGCGCCGTGCGCCGTCTCTCCGTAAAAGAGCCTCGCGTTGCGCGACCAACTCatgcgcggcggctgacCCGCGACGTGGAAAAGGTGCGTCTGGTCGAGCGGCCGCGCCAGGcgctccgcgtcggcgagctgcacgAGGAAGACCTTGCTGCGCTCCACAGTCGAcacgaggcggcgcagggacgcggcgagggcggcgtcgcagccGTGCGTGCGCCCGGATGGGGCCGTGGGGTCGGCGTAGATGCGCCCCGCGATGTTGAACGTATCGAGGCAGATGCCAAAGTTGGGGCGCGCGACcctctcgacgacgtcccAGCTCGCCTCCCAGGTGTCGACGCGGGTGCCCCAGCAGAGGGCCTCGTACGCGAAGCGGAtcacgggcgtcgaggcgagaccaatgtcggcgaggacgcgaaggtcgtcggcgatggtggccatgtcgtcggtCAGCTCtgagacggcgaggaagctgcTCGGCAGGCATATCAGATCGGTCCCGAGCGCGTGCGCCAGCCGCACCCAGAAGCGCATCTCCTGCACCCGGCGCGCGTGCAGATCCCTGTCCAGGAGCCCCTCGTAGTGCGTAAAGGGCTGGAGGCAGATGATTTCGAGGGCGCGGTCGGCGCAGAGTCTgcggatggaggcggcggcggatagTTGGTCGGCCTGggtgtcgccgctgctgccgccgctgctgctgacggaCATGTcacgcgcgagggcgacgaggtcctcgtaGAAGAGCTCGATGCCTGTGAAGCCGTGTCTGCTTGCCGCGTCGAGCTTGTGGACGAGGGAGTGGCCGGCGAAGCACCGGCCGAGAGACATGGTGCAGACGGCGCGCTTGATGGCCATGGTGACGGAGGTGCCGTGCAGTAAAGTCAACTCGGGCAACCTGTTCCGTGGCAAAGTCGAGGTCCACCACTTGATATCCATGCATGCCGCCTTGGGTTCCTGTATCTACGAAGCCAACCTCCAAGGAGAGTTGAGAGGCCAACGACGGCATCCACGGTGGTTCGGGCAGCACTCGTGTACGGGCATGAGGCGGGACAGTCGTCGTGGATAAAGACTATGGGGGGTAGGAGAGGGGATGAAGGCGCAGCCACCGGATGCGCAACGCCGCCCTCAATCACCATGGTATCATCACACCATCTGGCATTCAGCCTATGCAACCAGAGCAACCCTCACGGGTCaggttcgtcgtcgtcgttttgGCGGAGACGGTTCGGATGCGACGCGGCTttggtgccgccgtcgagaggATTACCCAACTAGGCAGGTggcgcacggcggccgggAGGGGGATAAAGACTTAGCCGCCGGGCGGGGCGGATCCCGCTGCAGCCCGTGCGGAGCCCCGGACCCACTCCGCCGGCTCCGTCCAGCCCAGCGGGGGAAGAAAGagtgcgccgcgccgctggctggctggaggcTTTTGCTGCGGATATTTGTTGTCGAGGGGAGTTTCGTTTGAGGCACTGATGAGAGCCGCCCTATTCATTCTATCGGCGCTCTTCCTGTCGCCCATGGACCCGCTACGAACATTTCGGCACCCTGGGTTCGCTAACTAGTGAGTGCGTAGCCGCCGGCACTGCATATGAGGGAGCGACGGTCCAgccacaccacaccacaccacaccacaccagcgagcgagcggcccCTTTAGAGTAGAACGACAGCGCCGGCAAGATACAacggacggcagcagcggcaaagtacgaagacgacgacgggcgcagCGGCCATGGCACTGCAGCGGGCGACtccccacggcggcgcgacgacgcagcagcccgcggcggcggcccccttcctcctcggcgaggagcagctcgtgCGCGAGACGTCCGCCCTGGATAAGCACGGCTATCTCTTCGGCCAGAAGATTACGCACTCGCTCTCGCCGTTTCTGCACCAGGTCATCTACGAGAGCTTGGGGCTGCGATGGGGCCAGGTGCGGCTCGACTCGTGCGACATGGAGCTCTTTCTGCGGCTCGTCCGGCACCCTGACTTTTACGGCACGcttttccccctccccttaCTTTCCCTGGCTTCCTTTCTTGTTCAAGAGGATGATGtgtggagagagagagagagagagagagagagagagagagagagagagtgagcCTGCTGACTGACCACCGGACGGATCGATAGGCGCCTCGGTGACCATGCCCAACAAGGTCGCCATCCTGCCTCACCTCGACCTCATGACCGACGAgtgccgcgccgtcggcgcctgcAACACCCTCTTCCTGCAGTAcccccacgacgacgacgacgacgacgacgacgacccgaccgaccgacagcagcagcagcagcagcagggacAGCAgggacgacaacgacaaggaCGAACCCGACGCCCTCTCCTCTGCGGCGCAAAcaccgacgtcgtcggcgtccgcgACTCCTTCCTGcgcaacgtcgccgacccggCCCTCGTGTACCACGACCGACCcgcgctcgtcatcggcggcggcggcgccgcccgcagcgccatctacgccctcgcccgctggATGCGCGCCACGGACATTTACCTCGTCaaccgcgacgccgacgaggtggagGGCCTGATGCGCGACTaccgcgccgcggcggtgggcgggtgcagcggcggtggtggcgagaCGCTCGTGCACGTCGCCacggaggagcaggcgcgtcggctgcccgccccgggGGCGATTGTCGCGTGCGTGCCGGACGTGGCGCCGCGTACCGACGGGGAGAAGTTGGCGCGGCGCATTGTTGAGGTGTTTCTGGCCAAGcagagggggaggaggcggcgggagtggcacggcgcggaggaggaggagcagcaacagcagcagcagcaggaggagaaggagcaggaggaagagaagcagcagcaggaggagaatgacgacgacgactatgATGGCCATGACaggagcgacgacgcggccacgccccccccgcggcgcACCAAGGGCGCCATGCTCGACATGTGCTACAACCCCACGCCCTTCACCGCGCtgggcgccctcgccgagcggcACGGCTGGCAGGTCATCCTGGGCACCGAGGCGCTCGTATGGCAGGGCCTGGAGCAGGACCGGTACTGGACGGGGAGGCctgtcgacgagctgcccgtggacaaggtcaaggcggCCATTGCGGCGAGCGTGGCGCAGACATCGCAGTCGAGGCTTTAGTTTAGCGCTGCTTTGAAGAGATAaaaatattataaatagGTATAGAGTACAGCACACAATACGCGTGTCACTGCGGCGTGTGTCTGCGTGGCGGGCcatcatggacgacgacgaggtgcaCTTAAGAGGCTTGTGTCAACACATCTCCCTCCGGCCATCTGTGCCACGAGATCGCGGCACGCCGCGACTGAATTCGAGCAACGCACGGGCATGTCGCGAACAGCCAGTCGCACAAAGTAAAACATAAACAAGCCAACAAGCTCAAAAGGCAATGCATGTCCTCGTCTCAGCATCGCCTGCTTTGGTTTGGCACCGACGTGCATTCTTCATTGGAAAGCGACAACGAGGTAGGTGCCTGCGACACACAACACTCCATCGGATACACATACGACTACTTTGTAACCGCCGTCATGCTGTCCCGCGACTCAATCTGCTCCGCACCGCTGGCCTTCTCCTTGTCCcacccgacgacgcctcgcgCATTGTTGCGAAAGTCGGCATCCTCCATCTGCAGCTCCTGCATGAGCATCTCGTTGGCCCGCCacgtcggcttcgtcttGAACAAGCggtccatggcctcgagcggCAACGACTTGGTCTCCGGGAcgcagaagaagacgaagacgaccgAGATGATCATGAGCGACGCGAAGAACATGTAGACGCCGTAGCCCCATGCGTCAAACATTTGCTCCGTGAACCGCGAAATGATAAAGTTCCAGAACCAGTtgttcgccgccgcattGGCCTGGCCCAGGGACCGCGTGTTCTGGTCAAACATTTCCGAGTTGATGACCCACGGCGTGCCGTTCCACGACGGAGTGTAAAACGCCGTCCAGAGgtagaagaagaagatggcggcAATGCCTCCAGACGACAGCCCGCCGCTATTGCTCTGGTTGGCACTGACGCTGGAAAGTTTGACGTACACTCCGATGAACCACATGCACAGCGAGCCGCCAACTGCCCCAATCATAAGGAGCTTGCGGCGGCCTACGTGGTCGATGAGAACCAGAAGCCAGATGATGGTCAGGAC
Above is a genomic segment from Purpureocillium takamizusanense chromosome 2, complete sequence containing:
- the MSH4 gene encoding MutS protein msh4 (EggNog:ENOG503NXFQ~COG:L), with the translated sequence MSSSRYGHSHNGRFATPASSTYFQSSLESRTESSGASESPHGPQRVTDSIEDARAYTPSLASARPSTSYSTVSRATRPSTASRRRPRTGTSASILGLSEQQNVVCALAEARGVTPSVGVAFVNVSLGEVVLSQICDNQAYVKTIHKIQMASPSRVVFMSTACPPVKNTTLFSLVQELVPDATSDAFDRAAWSENEGYDHIQNLAPQSDVGPIKVALQGKYYAVCSFAAAMKYIDHQFTISFAPHSLRIRYQPSEDTMMIDVAAIRSLEIMQNAHNSKSKESLYGLLNHTCTPMGARMLRRNILQPPTGHETFLGPRFDALEELTKREELFREVRKALKPFHDVEKLLTKLIIVPTGKSITLVEEQISQVLMLKGFLEAVPKLFVALAPVQSALLVKVRELCCPEVTGPMLANIQRVIEPDVKYMRSPLDLRNQRTFAVRSGINGMLDVARQTYKELTEEIHQHVDELQDGFKIAVALKFDNGRKYWLRIKAIDFDYGSPPPLFVNVVRKKDNIECQTLDLIKLNVRLSDASNEVVIRSDAVIQDLIADLRRTASQLFKVCESVALIDMLASFAQLSMTRDYVRPDITSTLALKAARHPILDKSHVGDIVPNDYYASEQHCFHIITGCNMSGKSTYIRAVALLQIMAQVGCFVPAEYAAFPIIHNIFARVSMDDNVEASLSTFSVEMREMAFILRNIDGKSLAIIDELGRGTSTRDGLAIAIAMSEALIQTGASVWFATHFIELAKVLGERPGVLNLHLASTTAETSEGLPLLQMLYKATAGTVNDKEHYGIHLARAMGFPPSFIDKAEEVANDLRQKREANRQSSESRKLVARRKLLLNLHEALRQARDAGSDESLPGYLRSLQAEFAARMEGLDSVQ
- a CDS encoding Inositol-phosphate phosphatase (EggNog:ENOG503NVG6~COG:G), producing the protein MPFTRFIGEETYSAGSSRDYLVDASPTWIVDPLDGTVNFTHLFPMFCVSIALVVDHEPVIGVINAPLLNQLFTSCRGRGAWLDETHRLPLVRDPIPPLPPDAPSGCIFSCEWGKDRRDGPEGNLIRKVDSFVTMAAEPGARERLGGMVHGVRSLGSATMDLAYTAMGSLDIWWEGGCWEWDVAAGIAILQEAGGLVTSANPPEDPAWAEIPRVQLGSRLYLAIRPTGPSDTETALEAQHRVIRQVWKRVRPLGYSRATAPQRSSK
- a CDS encoding 3-dehydroquinate dehydratase (COG:H~EggNog:ENOG503P36E) — encoded protein: MAQRILLINGPNLNLLGTREPQIYGSATLADVVAQAQAQAQQLSVRVDVFQSNHEGAIVDRIHAAAGFVGTTATTTSLAGGDDDEGKIKEEEAAADAVVINPGALTHTSVAIRDALLGTGLPFVEVHVSNVHARETWRGRSYLSDKAEAVICGMGVFGYTAAIEFAARHMKSKEGGPSRL
- a CDS encoding 4-hydroxyphenylpyruvate dioxygenase (COG:E~EggNog:ENOG503NXVV); amino-acid sequence: MAIKRAVCTMSLGRCFAGHSLVHKLDAASRHGFTGIELFYEDLVALARDMSVSSSGGSSGDTQADQLSAAASIRRLCADRALEIICLQPFTHYEGLLDRDLHARRVQEMRFWVRLAHALGTDLICLPSSFLAVSELTDDMATIADDLRVLADIGLASTPVIRFAYEALCWGTRVDTWEASWDVVERVARPNFGICLDTFNIAGRIYADPTAPSGRTHGCDAALAASLRRLVSTVERSKVFLVQLADAERLARPLDQTHLFHVAGQPPRMSWSRNARLFYGETAHGAYLPVKSVLDAIVRGLGYKGWLSFEVFNRRLADVDEDVPDKMARRAAISWEKMARDMHLETVAATGNNHVATDRERTQAML
- a CDS encoding Quinate/shikimate dehydrogenase (NAD(+)) (EggNog:ENOG503NWXQ~COG:E); protein product: MALQRATPHGGATTQQPAAAAPFLLGEEQLVRETSALDKHGYLFGQKITHSLSPFLHQVIYESLGLRWGQVRLDSCDMELFLRLVRHPDFYGASVTMPNKVAILPHLDLMTDECRAVGACNTLFLQYPHDDDDDDDDDPTDRQQQQQQQGQQGRQRQGRTRRPLLCGANTDVVGVRDSFLRNVADPALVYHDRPALVIGGGGAARSAIYALARWMRATDIYLVNRDADEVEGLMRDYRAAAVGGCSGGGGETLVHVATEEQARRLPAPGAIVACVPDVAPRTDGEKLARRIVEVFLAKQRGRRRREWHGAEEEEQQQQQQQEEKEQEEEKQQQEENDDDDYDGHDRSDDAATPPPRRTKGAMLDMCYNPTPFTALGALAERHGWQVILGTEALVWQGLEQDRYWTGRPVDELPVDKVKAAIAASVAQTSQSRL